A DNA window from Desulfobacteraceae bacterium contains the following coding sequences:
- a CDS encoding IclR family transcriptional regulator codes for MKQTAHFNSIEKALQILLAFQAERTSWGVRELSAQLGFSPATVQRILQVLKANGFVEQDAATRQYRLGFVYYGFLHALKGTYPITRASQPFMQRLVTRTRETVHLNIREGTDRVCIDNMESPQTLKATMPIGSRSPLYAGGSSKCLLAFCEAEFREQYLENLTAIPPLTHHTVTDLDALRAELAQIAAQGYAVSLGERNPGLGSLSAPVLNHRGQLLATLSLALPEIRYKDDRHREFCLQELCQTAREFSQVMGHDGELQGRTSEKGDINAGESKTAE; via the coding sequence ATGAAACAAACTGCCCATTTCAATTCCATCGAAAAAGCCCTGCAAATCCTGCTGGCTTTCCAGGCCGAGCGCACCTCCTGGGGCGTCCGCGAGCTCAGCGCGCAGTTGGGCTTCAGCCCGGCCACCGTCCAGCGGATCCTGCAGGTCCTCAAGGCCAACGGTTTCGTGGAGCAGGACGCCGCCACCCGCCAGTATCGCCTGGGATTTGTCTATTACGGTTTTCTGCACGCGCTCAAGGGCACCTACCCCATCACCCGGGCAAGCCAGCCCTTCATGCAGCGCCTGGTGACCCGCACCCGGGAAACTGTGCACCTCAATATCCGGGAGGGCACCGACCGGGTGTGCATCGACAACATGGAATCCCCCCAAACGCTCAAGGCCACGATGCCCATCGGCAGCCGCTCCCCCCTTTACGCCGGGGGGTCTTCCAAGTGCCTGCTGGCGTTTTGTGAAGCGGAATTCCGGGAGCAGTATCTCGAGAACCTGACCGCCATCCCCCCCCTGACCCATCACACCGTCACCGATCTGGACGCCCTGCGCGCGGAACTGGCGCAAATCGCGGCCCAGGGCTACGCGGTCAGCCTGGGGGAGCGCAACCCCGGCCTGGGGTCGCTGAGCGCGCCGGTTTTAAACCACCGCGGCCAGCTGCTGGCGACCCTCAGCCTCGCCCTGCCGGAGATTCGCTACAAGGATGACCGGCACCGGGAATTCTGCCTTCAGGAGCTGTGTCAGACCGCCCGTGAGTTCTCCCAGGTCATGGGCCACGATGGGGAATTGCAAGGCAGGACGTCAGAAAAAGGAGACATCAATGCAGGCGAATCCAAAACCGCTGAGTGA
- the glpB gene encoding glycerol-3-phosphate dehydrogenase subunit GlpB encodes MSDQNSAPVDLIVIGAGMAGMAAALLAVNRGLTVAQVGSSAEIIFASGLLDLLGVHPIATGRIWRDPWAAVDALRRDLPRHPYARLSKADIQGAFTEFCAFLADAGLPYWIDPGRNSPVLTSLGTFKLTYALPASMQPGVAARAAGRRCLIVAIKGLKGFSAPQMAASLAASWPHLRAATVAFPGAQGGEVYPEKMARAMELPAAIEDLAAAIRPHLDGAEVVGLPSILGVGGCRAVAAALSTALERPVFEIPSIPPSVPGLRLKEACEQHLPRKGVRLFLEQRVTEVQPLGDGGFALQVAGRPGFQTRLTCRSLLMATGRFLGAGLRAERGRIRETLLDLPVFQPQDRRQWHRRDFLDSRGHPVNQAGIATDRHFRPLATTGRPAFRQLFAAGAILAHQDWMRMKCGSGLALATALGAVRACRRALAGTLD; translated from the coding sequence ATGAGCGACCAGAATTCAGCGCCGGTTGACCTGATCGTCATCGGGGCCGGCATGGCCGGCATGGCCGCCGCTCTGTTGGCGGTCAACCGCGGCCTGACCGTGGCACAGGTGGGCAGCAGCGCTGAAATCATTTTTGCCAGCGGGCTGCTGGACCTCTTGGGGGTTCACCCCATAGCCACGGGCAGAATCTGGCGGGACCCCTGGGCGGCTGTGGACGCCCTCCGCCGGGACCTTCCCCGGCACCCGTACGCCCGGCTTTCCAAGGCCGACATCCAAGGGGCGTTCACCGAGTTCTGCGCCTTCCTGGCCGATGCCGGCCTGCCCTACTGGATCGACCCGGGCCGCAACAGCCCGGTGCTGACATCCCTGGGGACCTTCAAACTTACCTATGCCCTGCCGGCCAGCATGCAGCCGGGGGTCGCGGCGCGGGCGGCCGGCCGGCGCTGTCTCATCGTGGCCATCAAGGGCCTCAAGGGTTTCAGTGCGCCTCAGATGGCGGCCAGCCTGGCAGCGTCCTGGCCGCACCTGCGCGCCGCAACGGTGGCCTTTCCCGGCGCCCAGGGCGGGGAGGTCTACCCCGAAAAGATGGCCCGTGCCATGGAACTGCCCGCCGCCATCGAAGACCTGGCGGCCGCCATCCGCCCGCACCTGGATGGGGCCGAGGTGGTGGGGCTGCCGTCGATTCTCGGCGTCGGCGGCTGCCGTGCAGTGGCCGCAGCGCTTTCGACGGCCCTTGAGCGGCCGGTTTTTGAAATCCCTTCGATTCCGCCTTCAGTTCCCGGCCTGCGGCTCAAGGAAGCCTGTGAACAGCACCTGCCCCGCAAGGGGGTGCGGCTTTTTCTGGAGCAGCGGGTGACGGAAGTGCAACCCCTGGGTGACGGGGGGTTTGCGCTTCAGGTGGCCGGTCGGCCAGGCTTTCAAACACGCCTGACGTGCCGCAGCCTGCTGATGGCCACCGGCCGGTTTCTGGGCGCGGGGCTGCGCGCCGAGCGCGGCCGCATCCGTGAAACGCTGCTTGATCTGCCGGTATTTCAGCCCCAGGATCGGCGGCAGTGGCATCGGCGCGATTTTCTGGACTCCCGGGGCCATCCCGTCAACCAGGCCGGCATCGCGACCGACCGCCACTTCCGGCCCCTCGCCACCACCGGCCGGCCGGCCTTCAGGCAACTCTTCGCCGCCGGCGCCATTCTGGCGCACCAGGACTGGATGCGCATGAAGTGCGGCAGCGGCCTGGCCCTCGCCACCGCCCTGGGCGCCGTTAGGGCCTGCCGCCGGGCGCTTGCAGGCACCCTGGACTAG
- the glpA gene encoding anaerobic glycerol-3-phosphate dehydrogenase subunit A, protein MTLLKTQVLIIGGGATGAGLARDLSLRGVPCLLVERGDIAAGASGANHGLLHSGARYVAKDPQAAMECAVEGAILKKVAAGCIEDTGGLFAAVAGDDERYVADFPSHCHTCGVACEPLALGEAREMEPVLSEKLIAAFKVPDAAIDPFKLVFENIDEALSLGADVRPHTRLTGFRRCRRGLEAALLRDMQSGAALTVEAAQFVNAAGAWAAEVAALAGLEIPMLYSKGSLLVTERRLARRVINRLRSSADADILVPGGTVSLLGTTSVRLDRLEDCRPTIPEIDRIIDAASKMVPVLAATRFIRAYAGVRPLVGAKTPHDDRAVSRGFALVDHAAEGCDNLVTITGGKLTTYRKMAEKTADLVCAKLGVAAACRTAVQPLASGGASRWAAPGLAPRLWLKAQDPDDLLLCECEMVPQSAVDEIVDAIRRQKAVVDIRAIGLRSRIGKGTCQGAFCAVRLAAYLCDRGLLGAGDGPADIRAFLASRWKGLRPVLWGRSLVQEELQEALHCGLFGLEL, encoded by the coding sequence ATGACCCTGCTCAAAACCCAGGTGCTGATCATCGGCGGCGGAGCGACCGGCGCCGGGCTTGCGAGGGATTTGAGCCTGCGCGGGGTGCCCTGCCTGCTGGTTGAACGCGGCGACATCGCCGCGGGGGCATCGGGCGCCAACCACGGGCTGCTGCACAGCGGCGCGCGCTACGTGGCCAAGGACCCGCAGGCGGCAATGGAATGCGCGGTGGAAGGGGCGATTCTGAAAAAGGTTGCGGCCGGCTGCATCGAGGACACCGGGGGCCTGTTCGCGGCGGTGGCAGGGGATGATGAGCGCTATGTCGCTGATTTTCCGTCCCACTGCCACACGTGCGGTGTTGCCTGCGAGCCGCTGGCGCTTGGGGAGGCCCGGGAAATGGAGCCGGTTCTCTCGGAAAAACTGATCGCGGCCTTCAAGGTGCCCGATGCGGCCATCGATCCATTCAAACTGGTGTTCGAAAATATCGACGAGGCCCTGAGCCTGGGGGCCGACGTGCGGCCCCACACCAGGTTGACGGGCTTCCGGCGGTGTCGCCGGGGGCTTGAAGCCGCGCTTCTGCGCGACATGCAAAGCGGTGCGGCGTTGACCGTCGAGGCCGCCCAGTTTGTCAACGCCGCCGGAGCCTGGGCCGCGGAGGTCGCCGCCCTGGCGGGCCTTGAAATCCCGATGCTGTATTCCAAGGGCAGTCTGCTGGTGACCGAACGGCGCCTGGCCCGGCGGGTCATCAACCGGCTGCGGTCCTCCGCCGACGCCGACATCCTGGTGCCCGGCGGCACAGTCTCGCTGCTGGGTACAACCTCCGTGCGGCTTGACCGGCTGGAAGATTGCCGGCCGACCATACCGGAGATCGACCGGATCATCGACGCCGCCTCAAAAATGGTGCCGGTGCTTGCGGCGACCCGCTTCATTCGGGCCTATGCCGGTGTCCGGCCGCTGGTCGGCGCCAAGACCCCGCATGACGACCGTGCCGTCAGCCGCGGGTTTGCCCTGGTGGATCATGCCGCCGAAGGGTGTGACAACCTGGTCACCATCACCGGGGGGAAGCTGACCACCTACCGTAAGATGGCCGAAAAAACCGCCGATCTGGTCTGCGCCAAATTGGGGGTCGCCGCGGCCTGTCGGACCGCTGTCCAGCCCCTGGCGTCGGGTGGCGCCAGCCGCTGGGCGGCGCCCGGGCTGGCGCCCCGATTGTGGCTCAAAGCCCAGGATCCCGACGATCTGCTGCTGTGCGAGTGTGAAATGGTGCCCCAAAGCGCCGTTGACGAGATCGTCGATGCCATCCGGCGTCAGAAGGCGGTGGTCGACATCCGCGCCATCGGGCTGCGCAGCCGCATCGGCAAGGGAACCTGCCAGGGCGCCTTCTGTGCCGTGCGGCTGGCCGCCTACCTCTGCGACCGGGGTCTGCTCGGGGCGGGGGATGGGCCGGCCGACATCCGGGCCTTTCTCGCCAGCCGCTGGAAGGGGTTGCGGCCCGTCTTGTGGGGCCGCTCTCTGGTCCAGGAGGAACTGCAGGAGGCCTTGCACTGCGGTCTTTTCGGGCTGGAGCTTTGA
- a CDS encoding manganese efflux pump MntP family protein: MLNIAALAVALAMDAFAVAIAAGVTLKKISFRQNFRLAWHFGLFQAMMPVIGWGAGIHIRHWIESFDHWVAFGLLVFVAQGMLRAAFRTEAPDQERKDPTRGATLVMLSVATSIDALAVGLSLSLINISIWTPALMIGLVAGAFTTAGMHLGKMIGAAPYLSRYAEGAGGIVLVLIGINILHEHGALGFLS; the protein is encoded by the coding sequence ATGCTCAACATCGCGGCCCTGGCCGTGGCGCTGGCCATGGATGCCTTTGCGGTGGCGATTGCCGCCGGTGTGACCCTTAAAAAGATCAGCTTTCGTCAGAACTTCCGGCTGGCCTGGCATTTCGGGTTGTTTCAGGCCATGATGCCGGTTATCGGCTGGGGGGCGGGAATCCACATCAGGCACTGGATCGAGAGCTTCGACCATTGGGTCGCCTTTGGCCTGCTGGTCTTTGTCGCCCAGGGAATGCTGCGGGCGGCGTTCCGAACCGAAGCGCCGGACCAGGAGCGCAAAGACCCCACCCGCGGCGCCACCCTGGTGATGCTTTCGGTGGCGACCAGCATCGATGCCCTGGCCGTGGGGTTGAGCCTCTCGCTGATCAATATTTCCATCTGGACGCCGGCCCTGATGATCGGCCTCGTGGCGGGCGCCTTCACCACGGCGGGAATGCATCTGGGAAAAATGATCGGCGCCGCCCCGTATCTGAGCCGCTACGCCGAGGGTGCGGGCGGGATCGTGCTGGTGCTGATCGGCATCAATATTCTGCACGAGCACGGCGCGCTCGGGTTTTTGAGCTGA
- a CDS encoding aspartate kinase: MKVIKVGGGCLKDKQAVGRILELIATRGRGNILVVSALSGITDLLIESIPKALADEENIPGIIGRLKSRHLLVARHLLSDSQAVQKYGRELTRQLAELERYFYGLNFTREITARLRDVICSYGERFSAALLAFVLRSRGLQAGYRLPHKIGLVTDGKFGDATVKMRPTAQNLQHHLASLLKNGMVLLIPGFFGVSELGAITTFGRGGSDYSAAVVAAAMGAEVLEVWKDVAGFMSADPTIIPEAQLIPRISYDEAAELAYFGAKILHPRTVEPLRRRKLQIAIKNTLNPDAPGSLISAKRLLAKTVIKSVAHQTDIGILKIHASGVGARPGILAEVAVCLAATGINIKSVVTSQTCISLLLSLRDLDAAQEALQGLTPRPYRKLEKVAGVALISIVGEGIARRKGIAARCFAAVEACGVNVEMISFGPSRVALYFLVRLKDLQKAVTAIHSTFFSQPRCLL, from the coding sequence ATGAAAGTCATCAAAGTCGGCGGCGGCTGTCTCAAGGACAAACAGGCCGTCGGCCGGATCCTGGAGCTGATCGCCACTCGGGGGCGCGGCAATATCCTGGTGGTCTCGGCGCTCAGCGGCATCACCGACCTGCTGATCGAGAGCATCCCCAAGGCCCTGGCCGATGAAGAAAATATCCCCGGCATCATCGGTCGCCTCAAAAGCCGTCACCTGCTGGTGGCCCGCCATCTCCTGAGCGACAGTCAGGCGGTCCAAAAATACGGCCGGGAGCTGACCCGGCAGTTGGCCGAACTGGAGCGCTATTTCTACGGCCTGAATTTCACCCGTGAAATCACCGCCCGGCTGCGGGATGTGATCTGCAGCTACGGGGAGCGTTTTTCAGCCGCCCTGCTGGCCTTTGTGCTGCGCAGCCGGGGGCTGCAGGCCGGCTACCGGCTGCCCCACAAAATCGGTTTGGTCACCGACGGCAAGTTCGGCGATGCCACCGTCAAGATGCGCCCCACCGCCCAAAACCTCCAGCACCACCTGGCCTCCCTGCTTAAAAACGGGATGGTCCTGTTGATCCCCGGCTTTTTTGGGGTCAGTGAGCTGGGCGCCATCACGACCTTTGGCCGCGGGGGCAGCGATTATTCCGCCGCGGTGGTGGCGGCGGCCATGGGCGCTGAGGTACTGGAGGTCTGGAAGGACGTCGCCGGTTTTATGAGCGCGGACCCGACCATCATCCCCGAGGCGCAGCTGATCCCCCGGATTTCCTACGACGAGGCCGCCGAGCTCGCCTACTTCGGCGCCAAAATCCTCCACCCCCGGACTGTGGAGCCCCTTCGACGCCGGAAACTCCAGATCGCCATCAAAAACACCCTGAACCCGGACGCCCCCGGCAGTCTGATCTCCGCCAAGCGTCTTCTGGCGAAGACCGTGATCAAAAGCGTGGCCCACCAGACCGACATCGGGATTCTCAAAATCCATGCCTCCGGGGTGGGGGCCCGCCCCGGTATTCTGGCCGAGGTGGCGGTTTGTCTGGCCGCAACCGGGATCAACATCAAGTCTGTGGTCACCTCCCAGACCTGCATCAGCCTGCTGCTCTCCCTGAGGGACCTCGATGCGGCCCAGGAGGCGCTGCAGGGCCTCACGCCGCGGCCCTACCGCAAGTTGGAAAAGGTGGCGGGGGTCGCCCTGATCAGCATCGTGGGGGAGGGCATCGCCCGGCGCAAGGGCATCGCGGCGCGCTGTTTCGCGGCCGTTGAGGCCTGCGGCGTGAACGTTGAGATGATCTCCTTCGGGCCCTCGCGCGTGGCGCTCTATTTTCTGGTGCGGCTGAAAGACCTGCAAAAGGCCGTGACCGCGATTCACAGCACCTTTTTCTCCCAGCCGCGCTGTCTTCTCTGA
- a CDS encoding CoA ester lyase produces the protein MKPRRSTLSVPGHVLKMHPKAAASAADVVMLDLEDSVPLDAKDAARRQVIDSLQTIDWGSKTVTVRINGLDTAYAYRDLLEVAEAAGDRLTSIVIPKVDHPRDIHFAARLLDGIELHCGREQPLGLEASIETAAGLQQVAAIADASDRIQTLVFGIADYSASIGARLVSLSGHGEGEEALYPGHRWHFALSRLVMAGKARGLMVIDAPFGNFKDAEGLQRAAVTASALGCDGKWAIHPDQIGTLNRVFSPSPEEIARAGRILDAFQQARGRGAVAVDGRMVDQATVRMARQLWEQARHLELV, from the coding sequence ATGAAACCCCGACGCTCGACCTTGTCCGTTCCCGGCCACGTGTTGAAAATGCACCCCAAAGCAGCGGCCAGCGCCGCCGACGTCGTCATGCTGGATCTGGAGGACAGCGTTCCGCTGGACGCCAAGGACGCGGCCCGGCGGCAGGTCATCGACTCCCTGCAGACGATCGACTGGGGGTCGAAGACCGTGACGGTGCGCATCAACGGATTGGACACGGCCTACGCCTACCGGGATCTGCTGGAAGTGGCGGAAGCGGCCGGCGACCGCTTGACAAGCATCGTGATCCCCAAAGTCGATCACCCCCGGGACATCCACTTCGCCGCCCGCCTCCTGGACGGCATCGAGCTGCATTGCGGCCGGGAGCAGCCCCTGGGGCTGGAGGCCTCAATCGAAACCGCTGCCGGGCTGCAGCAGGTGGCGGCCATCGCCGATGCCAGCGACCGCATCCAGACGCTGGTTTTCGGCATCGCCGACTACTCGGCCTCCATTGGCGCGCGCCTGGTCTCCCTCTCGGGCCACGGGGAAGGGGAGGAGGCGCTCTATCCCGGTCACCGCTGGCATTTCGCCCTCAGCCGCCTGGTCATGGCCGGCAAGGCCCGCGGCCTGATGGTGATCGATGCGCCCTTCGGCAATTTCAAGGACGCCGAGGGGCTCCAACGCGCCGCGGTCACGGCCAGCGCCCTGGGCTGCGATGGCAAATGGGCCATCCACCCCGACCAGATAGGGACCTTAAACCGAGTGTTCAGCCCCTCCCCCGAGGAGATCGCGCGCGCCGGCCGGATTCTGGACGCCTTCCAGCAGGCCCGGGGACGGGGTGCCGTCGCCGTGGACGGCCGCATGGTGGACCAGGCGACCGTGCGCATGGCCCGCCAGCTGTGGGAGCAGGCCCGGCACCTGGAGCTGGTGTGA
- the cadA gene encoding cadmium-translocating P-type ATPase codes for MQAMEERKFRVENIDCATCAARIERELLKTEGVEAATLDFATLTLRIKAADIPKAMAAVRRIEPNVKIAAASQEFEVEDSVATEATGFKKQIGVIAIAGIIFAVHLVFEDRLYRGLWVWVAYPTVISAYLLAGWRVFKGALQTLRRGQFFDENVLMVVATLGAMAIHALSEAVGVMLFFKIGELLQEVAVSRSRRSVRGLLAARPNRALLKTQGGLKETAPERVKIGDIILVRPGEKIALDGRVVAGVSQVDTSPLTGEPVPVRVRPGDPVMAGCINAASALTIRVEKPFEASSIARVLELVESATSRKAATEKFITTFARYYTPVVVAIAVAIALLPPLILADALFSTWIYRALVLLVISCPCALVVSIPLGYFGGIGRASRRGILVKGSLFIDVLAKVKTVVFDKTGTLTQGVFKVDRVVSADGFTSEQVLQMAAAAEFHSDHPIAKSIVAAVKETGSAIDASRISDHVAIPGKGVAAVYDGKNIAVGNDALLHEKEIDHGRCVFDGTVVHVVVDRQYAGHIRIGDLLKPDAKQAVARLRSRGVSKLVMLTGDNACAAQSVATALGLDRFHAELLPEDKVRVLEEIIAEAPKDEKVAFVGDGINDAPVLARADVGVAMGALGSDAAIETADVVLMTDAPSKMAEAVGIAKNTRKIVVQNIALALFIKGVFLSFGAFGLATMWEAVFADMGTALLALLNATRAFREKAS; via the coding sequence ATGCAGGCCATGGAAGAAAGAAAATTCAGGGTTGAAAATATAGATTGCGCAACTTGTGCGGCCAGAATCGAGCGCGAACTGCTGAAAACAGAAGGGGTCGAGGCGGCAACCCTGGATTTTGCAACGCTTACCCTGCGCATAAAGGCCGCCGACATACCGAAGGCTATGGCGGCGGTCAGGCGGATAGAACCCAACGTCAAGATCGCAGCCGCAAGCCAGGAGTTTGAAGTCGAAGATAGCGTTGCAACAGAGGCAACCGGTTTTAAGAAGCAGATCGGGGTTATCGCAATCGCTGGGATTATCTTCGCGGTTCACCTTGTTTTTGAAGATCGGTTGTACCGGGGCCTCTGGGTCTGGGTGGCCTATCCAACTGTAATCAGCGCATACCTGCTGGCTGGCTGGCGAGTTTTCAAAGGCGCACTGCAAACCCTGAGGCGCGGGCAGTTTTTCGATGAAAACGTGCTCATGGTGGTTGCCACGCTCGGAGCCATGGCCATCCACGCGCTGTCAGAGGCAGTCGGTGTGATGCTGTTTTTCAAGATTGGCGAGCTGCTCCAGGAGGTGGCGGTTTCCAGATCAAGGCGCTCGGTGCGGGGCTTGCTGGCGGCTCGACCCAACCGGGCTTTGCTGAAAACCCAAGGGGGGCTGAAGGAAACGGCGCCCGAGAGGGTGAAGATTGGCGATATCATTCTGGTGAGGCCCGGCGAAAAAATCGCCTTGGACGGCAGGGTGGTCGCGGGCGTTTCACAGGTGGACACCTCGCCCTTGACCGGCGAGCCGGTGCCGGTCCGGGTGCGTCCGGGTGATCCGGTTATGGCCGGCTGCATCAATGCGGCATCGGCGCTGACGATACGCGTCGAAAAACCATTTGAGGCGTCTTCCATCGCCCGCGTGCTGGAGTTGGTGGAAAGCGCGACCTCCCGCAAGGCCGCCACCGAAAAGTTTATCACCACATTTGCCCGGTATTATACCCCAGTGGTGGTGGCCATCGCGGTGGCCATCGCCCTCTTGCCGCCGTTGATCCTGGCGGATGCGTTATTTTCCACCTGGATTTATCGCGCTTTGGTGCTGCTGGTGATCTCCTGCCCGTGTGCCCTGGTGGTCAGCATTCCGCTTGGGTATTTCGGGGGGATCGGCCGCGCATCGCGAAGAGGTATCCTGGTCAAGGGGTCGCTTTTCATAGATGTTCTTGCGAAGGTAAAAACGGTGGTTTTTGATAAGACCGGGACCCTGACGCAGGGTGTTTTCAAAGTGGATCGGGTTGTAAGCGCCGATGGCTTTACCTCCGAGCAAGTGCTCCAGATGGCTGCCGCCGCGGAGTTTCATTCCGACCACCCCATCGCCAAATCGATTGTTGCGGCAGTAAAGGAAACGGGATCGGCCATCGATGCTTCCCGGATCAGCGATCATGTCGCCATTCCCGGAAAGGGGGTCGCAGCCGTCTATGATGGAAAAAATATCGCAGTTGGAAACGACGCGCTCTTACATGAGAAAGAAATCGATCACGGACGATGTGTTTTTGACGGCACCGTCGTTCACGTGGTGGTGGATAGGCAGTATGCCGGCCACATCCGGATTGGTGACCTGCTGAAACCAGATGCAAAACAGGCCGTGGCAAGGTTGCGCTCCAGAGGCGTTAGCAAATTGGTGATGCTGACGGGCGACAACGCCTGTGCCGCCCAAAGCGTCGCCACAGCGCTCGGCCTGGACCGATTTCATGCCGAATTGCTGCCGGAAGATAAAGTCCGTGTTTTGGAAGAGATCATTGCGGAAGCCCCGAAAGATGAAAAAGTTGCTTTCGTGGGGGACGGCATCAACGATGCGCCAGTCCTTGCGCGGGCCGATGTGGGGGTGGCCATGGGGGCTTTGGGGTCGGATGCGGCCATTGAAACCGCCGATGTGGTGCTGATGACCGATGCGCCATCCAAGATGGCCGAAGCAGTCGGAATCGCCAAGAATACCCGAAAAATTGTTGTCCAAAATATCGCACTGGCGCTTTTCATCAAGGGGGTTTTCCTGTCATTCGGCGCTTTCGGATTGGCAACCATGTGGGAGGCTGTTTTCGCCGATATGGGTACCGCCCTGCTGGCCTTGCTCAACGCAACACGGGCCTTTCGTGAGAAAGCCTCCTGA
- a CDS encoding YifB family Mg chelatase-like AAA ATPase — protein MLAKVLSSSVIGIEAYAVEVEVDIAAGLPVFNMVGLPETAVRESKDRVKSAIKNSGYTFPDDRITVNLAPADIKKEGTGFDLPIALGLLAATRVIDQAALDGYLVLGELSLDGRVKPVTGALSTALAARDAGYAGIIVPVDNAREAAVVVGVAVIPVETLSQAAEFLRGLTSIAPHESAVGQELLSDEPAGVDFADVRGQEHVKRALEVAAAGGHNLLMIGPPGSGKTMLARRIATILPTLTFEEAIETTRIYSVAGMLQRGQALVRQRPFRAPHHTISDAGLIGGGHVPKPGEVSLAHNGVLFLDELPEFKKNVLEVLRQPLEDRQVTIARAASTLTYPCSFMLIGAMNPCPCGYLGDAAHECRCSPAQVNRYRSRISGPLLDRIDIHVEVPAVPYKDLTGGRAGEPSSAIRERVSRVREVQTLRFKRAGIHCNAKMGSRHIRQHCTIGAKSSTLLETAVNRLGLSARACNRILKISRTIADLAGSETIGTNHISEAIQYRNLDRNV, from the coding sequence TTGCTGGCCAAAGTATTGAGCAGCTCCGTAATCGGAATCGAAGCATACGCGGTGGAGGTGGAGGTGGACATCGCCGCCGGCCTGCCGGTCTTCAATATGGTCGGCCTGCCGGAAACCGCCGTCCGGGAGAGCAAGGACCGGGTCAAGTCGGCCATCAAAAATTCGGGCTACACATTTCCGGATGACCGCATCACCGTCAACCTCGCCCCGGCGGACATCAAGAAGGAGGGCACCGGCTTCGATTTGCCCATCGCCTTGGGCCTCCTGGCGGCCACGCGGGTCATCGATCAGGCGGCCCTGGACGGCTACCTGGTGCTGGGCGAGCTGTCCCTGGACGGGCGCGTAAAACCGGTCACCGGCGCCCTTTCCACCGCCCTGGCCGCCCGCGACGCCGGGTATGCGGGGATCATCGTTCCCGTCGACAACGCCCGGGAGGCGGCCGTGGTGGTGGGGGTGGCGGTCATCCCGGTTGAAACGCTTTCCCAGGCCGCCGAATTTCTGCGGGGGCTGACATCCATTGCGCCCCACGAATCCGCGGTGGGGCAGGAACTGCTGTCGGATGAGCCGGCCGGCGTCGATTTCGCCGATGTCAGAGGCCAGGAGCACGTCAAGCGGGCGCTGGAAGTTGCCGCTGCGGGGGGGCACAACCTCCTGATGATCGGGCCGCCGGGCTCGGGCAAAACCATGCTGGCGCGGCGGATTGCGACGATCCTGCCGACCCTGACCTTTGAGGAGGCCATCGAAACCACCCGGATCTACAGCGTTGCCGGGATGCTTCAGCGGGGGCAGGCCCTGGTGCGGCAGCGGCCCTTTCGGGCGCCGCATCACACCATTTCAGATGCCGGGCTGATCGGCGGTGGGCATGTGCCCAAACCCGGCGAGGTCAGCCTGGCGCACAACGGTGTGCTCTTCTTGGATGAACTGCCCGAGTTCAAAAAGAATGTCCTGGAAGTCTTGCGCCAGCCGCTTGAGGACCGCCAGGTCACCATCGCACGGGCGGCATCGACCCTTACCTACCCCTGCAGCTTCATGCTGATCGGGGCCATGAACCCCTGCCCGTGTGGTTATCTGGGGGACGCCGCACACGAATGCCGGTGCTCCCCGGCCCAGGTCAACCGCTACCGCTCCCGGATCTCCGGGCCGCTTTTGGACCGGATCGACATCCACGTCGAGGTGCCGGCCGTGCCTTACAAGGACCTCACCGGCGGCAGAGCGGGTGAGCCCTCCTCAGCGATCCGGGAGCGGGTTTCACGGGTGCGTGAGGTCCAAACGCTGCGGTTCAAGCGCGCCGGCATCCACTGCAACGCCAAAATGGGCTCCCGCCACATCCGCCAGCACTGCACCATCGGCGCGAAATCATCAACACTTCTGGAGACCGCCGTGAACCGGCTGGGCCTCTCGGCCCGGGCTTGCAACCGCATCCTCAAGATCAGCCGGACCATCGCCGATCTGGCGGGGTCGGAGACGATCGGGACCAATCATATCTCCGAGGCGATTCAGTACAGGAATTTGGATCGGAACGTTTAA